AGCCCGACAATGACATTTCGGTGTTGTCATCCTCTGGTGCAGCGTTGTCATTATCGGGCTTGACCCGATAATCCTTCCCAGTCACCTTCCTTACAAACTCCGCAGCCTCTTCCGCATTCAGACAGATTCTGTCTTCAGGCTTCATGTCCTTTGGAGCAAGCCCTTCGGCTACCATCTTACCAGTAAGAGTCAAAACGCGGGGACAGTTAATTCCGGCCTCTTCCATTTCACGCTGATGTGTAAGGGTACTTCTGATTTCACCGTAGTGAACACAGGTACCGTGTTCAAGAACAATAAGTTTTTTTACAAATTCGCAGAGCAGCATAATCTTCTGCTCTGCTACTACAATTGTGATTCCCTTTTCTTCGTTGAGCTTTTTAAGCATCTCAAAAATCTGAACCGAAGAAGCAGGATCGAGCTCGCCGGTAGGTTCATCAAGAACAAGAATATCCGGTTCGAGCGCAAGAATTGCCGCAATCACAACCTTCTGCTTCTGTCCGCCACTGAGCGAAGAAATCTCCTTGTGACGAAGCTCGCCGATTCCAAGAGTATCTAGAGAAGATGTGATACGGCTTTCAATTTCATCAGCCGGAATACCAAAGTTTTCAAGACCAAAAAGAATTTCGTCTTCAACAAAGTATCCGGTAATCTGGCTTTCAATATCCTGAAATACAGAACCAACCTTCAAAGCAAGCTTTCCCGCATTTATATCAAAGGTGTCGGTCCCATCAACCTTAACACTTCCGTAAAAATCTCCGGTATAGTGATGCGGGATAAGCCCGTTGATGCAGTTACAAAGTGTTGTCTTTCCCGCACCAGACTCGCCGATGATTCCTACGAATCCGCCTTTTTCAATTTCCAGCGAGATTTTGTCCAGAGCATTTTTCTTAGCCCCGGCGTATTTGAATGTCAGTTCCTGTATTTCAATCATTATTTCCAGTCCCGTCATCCTGAACTTGTTTCAGGATCCTATTTTTCTTCAATGATTTCTTTCTTGAGTGCTTTCATAAGTGGTACATAAAGTGCAGCTACGATAATAGCATTCAAAGTTGCAGTACCAAGAACGATAGGCACATAAGCTGCCATTGCAGAAGGATCAGACTTGATGAATACAAAAAGAAGAACTGTATAAAGTCCGCCAGAAATTACTGTACTTACGAAAGTTGTAATTGCTGCAAGACCAATTTTCATTCCCTTTGACTTAGCTGGGATGAAAATCAAAAGACCCATTGCAAGAGCACCTGCTGCTTCAGAAGCAAAGTTCAGGTAAGGAGTTCCAGGGAAGAACTGGCAGATAGCACCAGCGATAATACCAATAATCAGGCTGTAATATACCTTTGGTCTGATCAAAACAATTGCCATACAGTACATTGCGATAATGAAGTTTGGTTTCATTCCAAAGAAGTTGATGAAAGTTCCAACAAAGAACTTAAGAACTGCGCCGGCTGCAAGTAATACTGCTGTAAGGAGCAGGTCCTGAAGGCTGATGCCTTTTTTTTCTGTCTGAGCTAATTCTCTTTTTTCCATTTTAGATTCCTCTGTTTAAAGTAGATTTTTTTCATGAAAAATTGAGTGGCATCTCTCGCCTCTCGTTACTATTGACAGTAACATTAACTTACGTTACTGTCAATAGTAACATTAAAAAAAATGATAAATTTGGGAAATTTTCATAAATTTTTGATAAAAAAGATCTTTTCTGCTGTTCAAGCTGACATTTCATACTCTTTTATCTGTTATAATAATAAGATACAAATATTTGAGGATGAAAGTTCTTTTCAGCAAAATATTTTAAACATTCTGAAAAAATTTCTAAGAAACTGGAGAAATAATTATGAAAAAAATAATCGCATTAATCACACTTGGAATGATATTTATAACTTCAATGCTTTTTGCAAAGGAAGTTACAATTTCAGTTGGCGCCGGCGAATGCTGGAAGCAGAAAAGTGAACCGCAGTTTTCTGTCTGGCTGGAAGATGAAAATGGAAATTTTATTCGGACTCTTTATGTAACTCAGCGAGCCAGCAAAAAGAACTGGAGAATGAGTCCAAAAGAAGGCCGCCCGGAATCACTACCGGTCTGGTATCATAAATCAAAAAACAAAGCCGCAAAAACAGAAAATGAACTTGACGCAGTTACAAGCGCAACCCCAAAAGGTGGAATCATTTTCAATGCTGATATTGGAGAAGCCGCTTGTCGTATCTGCGCAGAGTTCAACACCAGCTTCGACTACAACGAAAACTACACCAAGAAAAACAGCGGCGTAAACGGCCAGCCGTCAATTGTTTATATTGCCGACATCTCCTCCGATTTCTCAGAAGGTGAAATTCTCCTGCAACTTTCCGGCACCGGCGCAATAGATGGCAGTGATGGAAATATCTATCCTGTTCCAGTCGAACTCACCACAGCCCGCAGGATTGTAAAGGCTGTGGCGGTAAAGGCCAATTAATTACAACTTGTCAGCGATGTCGTAGATCAGGCGTTCAGTTTTTTCCCAACCAAGGCATGGATCAGTGATTGACTTGCCGTACACGCCTTCACCGATTTTCTGGCAGCCGTCTTCGATGTAGCTTTCAATCATGAAGCCTTTTACGAGTTTGTTTACACGGTCGCTATGGCGGCATGAATTGAGGACATCCATTATGATGCGAGGCTGCTCAAACGGATTCTTGTTAGAATTCGAGTGGTTGGTGTCGATGATGACGGCCGGATTTTTAAGTTCACGTTTATCGTAAGCATCACAAAGACGAACCAGATCCTCATAGTGATAGTTCTGCTGATTTACACCATGCTTATCTGTTGAACCGCGGAGAATTGCATGACAGTGCTCGTTACCTTCTGAGTGAACTTCCCAGCCACGGTAGATAAAGGTGTGAGGATGCTGGGCGGCTAGAATAGCGTTCATCATAACTGCGTAGTCGCCGCTGGTCGGATTTTTCATTCCGACTGGAACCTCGATGCCGCTGGCTGTGAGACGGTGCTGCTGGTCTTCTACTGAGCGGGCACCGACTGCAACGTAACCAAGAACATCATCAAGATACTGATAGTTTTCCGGGTAAAGCATTTCGTCTGCAAAGATAAAGCCTGTTTCTTCTACAGCACGCATGTGCATGTGACGGCAAGCAACAATTCCTTTGTAAAGATCCGGCTTCTGGTTTGGATCCGGCTGATGAAGCATTCCCTTATAGCCTTCGCCTGTGGTGCGCGGTTTGTTTGTGTAAATACGTGGCACCATCATGATTTTATCTTTTACCTTTTCCTGAACAGGAACGAGACGATTCATATAATCAATTACAGCTTCCTCATTGTCGGCAGAACATGGACCGAGAATCAAAAGAAGCTTGTCTGAGCGGCCCTCAAAAACAGCACGAAGCTCGGCACGCTGTTCCTCAACTATTTTTCCAACTTTTCCCGAGAGCGGATACTGTTCCTTTACCTCCGCTGGGATTGCTAATCTTTTTTCGAATTGCATATCCATTTCATTTACCTCCTGAGTAAGGCCGCCCGGTAGGCGGCCGGTGATAGATTGAAAAGCGTTAAAAAAAATTGTGAAAGCAATTTTTTAGCTTATCCTTCTATTTTTTAGAACCTTCCCAGTACTTTTAATTTACTGCATCGATATTCCATCTCGGAAATCATCTGCTTATAGGCTTCGGTGCCATACTCGCCTTCTGCCTCAATGTAAAAATAATAGCTCCAGGCCAGCCCCTTGAGCGGACGGCTGTGAATTACGCTCATGTTGTAGCCGAACTCGCCGAGCTTGTTCAAAACTTTTACCAGAGCACCAGCTTCATTCTTTACTGCAAACATCAAGATGAAAGTGTTATTATCTGAACCAGTTTCTACACGTTCACCTTCATTTTTTGAAAGAATTGCAAAGCGGGTTGAGTTGTCCTGATGACCATTTATGCCAGGCTCAAGAATTTCCAGTCCATACAAGGCTGCAGTGTCCGCGCTCGCAATTGCAGCGACGCTAGGGTCACCGAGTTCCGCTACCATCTTCGCTGCCCGCGCCGTATTCACCGCCGGCTCCGTCACATACCCGTGCGCCGCAATAAAATCCCCGCTCTGCTCCAGAGCCTGCGGGTGACTCACAACCTTCCGCACCCCCTCTAAGCGAGCGCCCCTGACCCCGAGCAGGTTCTGCATAACGTTCAGCGTATAAACGCCGTTCACAAACAGCGAGCCCTGAAACATAAGGTCTGTAACCTGGCCAACCTCACCGGCATAGGAATTCTCTATCGGAAGAACGGCGTAATCGCACTCTCCCTTCTCCACTGCTTCATAAGCCGAGCGGAAATCTCCATAAGACTGCAGCTCCTGCTCGGGGAAAATCCTCCGTGCCGCAATGTGAGCGAACGCGCCTTCGATTCCGCTATATGCAATTTTCATAAAACCTCCGCAAAAAAAAAGCGGTTCTACCCGAAAAGATAGAACCGCTTTTTGTATCAGCTGTATTTTCTACATTCTATGCTTTTCGTACGACGCATCTCTTGCCAAAAAAGTAAAAGGCAAAAAATGAGAAGAAAGCAAATGTAAAAAATGAAATTCCAAAAATCATTGTTGAAATACTAGCGAAACATAAAAACTTCGTCAATATGTTATTATTCATAGAAACATAATTTTTTGTTATACCCCCCACGCCCGGCAATTTCTTAGACCTCAAGCTCTTATTTTCACCCCGCACTTATGCATTTCACCACCCCATTCCTGCATCTTGCCGAAAACCATATTGTGCGCAAAACTAACCGCCCTTATTATGAAATCAGACTAAAAAAACGGCCGAACACCGTCAATTATCGGGAATACGGCCCTTAAGGAGAACCCATGATTTTAGAAGCAATCTTATTAGGCGCATCAACCGGCACCTACTGTTCAATGTACTGCGGTCCAGTTCTTATTCCGTTCTTATGTGGCACAGAAAACCCAGGCTATAAACGCAACGCCGGCCTCACAGGCGCTTTTCTCGCTGCACGCCTCGTAACCTATTTTATTCTAGGTGCAGTTTTCGCTGGCCTAGGCTATCTCGTAAACGACTACATTGATCCGGTTTTCGCAAGAAAGCTTTCACTCTTTGCATACATCTTCAGCGGACTTATTCTCCTGTGTAATTCCCTCGGAGTAAGATTTCCATGGGGCTGTTCACATAACGGCTGTAAAGTTCAAAAACTTCGCCGCATCGGTAACGACTGGGTAACCGCTGTAATCGCAGGTCTTGCCGTTGGACTCCATATCTGTCCTCCGCTCTGGACAGCAATGACCCGTTCAATTTTTGGCGGTCACGGACTTCCGGGTCTTTTCTACTTTGTATTTTTCTACATTGGAACCCTGCCGTTTTTTATTCCGCTGCTTGGCATTCCGTTTTTCACAAAGAGAGTCGGTATCATCAGAAAGATTTCCAGAATCGCACAATTTTTTATAAGCATCTATTTTATATATTTTCTTGGCCTTCAGCCTCTGATTTTCGGTTAATCAAAAGGAGCTATTATGATTTCAAGTATTATTTTAAGCAGCTTAATGTTTTTTATAATTTTCTTCTTTGTTATTCTGATGAATAATTTTGCACTTGCTGCAATTATTTATGCGGCTTTTCTTTTCTTCCTTTACGCAAGGATGACTTTTTCTGAACGCAAAAGAGCCGGAAGCGGAGTAATCTACCGTCGTATTTTCCAGACAGTTTTTGCAGTTGGTTTTTGTATTGCATTCATCACTGACTTACTTGCTGAACGCGGAAGCATGGCAATCACAAATCAGGCAATGAGTAACTCAGAACTGCCATTCTGTCATATTGCAATTCCACAGGTACTCGTGCCTCTTATGATTACAAAATCAATTATCTTCCCTGCAAGAATTTCAGGACACTACGCAGCCGTTGCAAGTATGTTCTTAATCTGGTTCATCTGCACAATTACTATCGGCCGCGGCTGGTGCAGCTGGGTATGCTTTTACGGTGGCTGGGAAGACGGTTTTTCACGCATCGGAAAAAAGCGCAGAATAAATCTGCTTCCTAAAAATAAAGAAATCAGAGAAATCAGCTTTGGCTTTTTCATGTTTATAATTCTTTCTTCTTTATGCGAACTTGCCTGCACTTATTGTGAATGGTTCTGCCCTTTCAAACTTGTAACTGAATACAGTCCTGTTACTTCCATTCCAAGCCTGATTGCAACCATTATGTTTATCGGACTTTTTATCGGTCTGGTTGTTGTTCTTCCAATTCTCACAAAGAAAAGAACTCAGTGCAGTGCTCTCTGTCCGTTTGGAGCATTTGCATCTCTTACCGACCGCTTCAGTATTTTTCAAATTAAGATTGATACAGACAAATGCTCGGGCTGTATGAAGTGTGCAACCGCATGCCCGTTCTGTGCCATCGATATCAAAACAATTCAGGATAAAAAAGGTCACCCGGAAATCACCTGTGCAAAATGCGGAGAATGTATTAAGGCCTGTCCTAACAAAGCAATCTCTTATGATTTCCGCTTCAATCTTAAAAAAGGCGGCTGTAACTGCGGCTCAAAATCATCAGCTCCAAAGACAAAGTTCGGACGTGTTATTCAGGAACTTCTTCATCCGGCACAGCTCTTCCGTTTTGCAGCCTTTACTTTTTCTGTAATCATGTCTTCGGGATTTATGATTAAAACACTCAATATTATTTTCAGTCCGCTCGCAGCTTTAATTTCAGGAGGTGCAAAATGAGTAAAACTGTAAAAGAGCTTTTTGCTGCCATCAGCCATAAATATCATGTACTGACAGCTGTATTTACCTGCTTTTTTGGAATTGCATTATTCTTTATTTTTTCTTCGACCATGACGAGTTTTGTCGGCTCATTCCTGCATGTACATCCCTCATATACTGGAGGAGAAATTGCAGGAGATTTTGTTACCCCTGTAGAAAAATATGACCTTGTCAGATATACGGTTTATCAGCCTGTAATAAATGCAAAATGGCAGCAGAACGCAGAATACTGGCAGCTGATGCTTGAGTTTAAGAATCGAGATGCCGGTAATCAGAAACTTATGATTTACATAAAGTTCACTGAGCCGGAATCTGTTACAGACTATGATATTGCACTTCAAATCTCTGACGGAGAAGGAAAAGTTTATGACAATAACGGCACTTACCTCTGCAGCTCTGAATATTATTTATTAAACAATGGATCTACAATCAAACTTCGTATTCCTCTTCAGGATAAAAAAAAACAGACAGTCCTTGGAGCTAAAAAAACTTATCACTATATAGAAGCCGATAAGAGCGTGACATCTTCACCTCTGGAAGTAAACATGGAAGTCAGAAAAAACTCCAGGAAAGAAAAGGCAGAAAATGCTGCATATGTAAAACATGTAAAAGAATTGTATGCACAAAGCAGAACCGCAGAAACTTTCACAACACAAGCTTCAGACGCACCTTCTTCTGATGATATTGATGCCTGTCTTTCTTATTACAGTCAGAAACTGGAAGCAAATCCGGAAGATTATCTAAGCATGGTTTATTACGGAATGTATTATGCAATAAAGGGAGGGCAGTCAAATATTATGTCTGCAGTATCCCTTGTAAATAAGGGCTTTGAATATATGGATAAAGCTGCAGAACTTTCTTACAACAAGCCTGATGAAATTGAAGTTCTTCTGACAAGAGCCTCTGTAAGTGCTTCTGTACCGGAACAGGTTTTTGCAAAATCAGAAAGTGGAGCTGAAAACTTTATCCGCATTGTTTCCCTCACTGATGACATAAACTTAAAAGCATACTGTTATGTAATGGCTTATGAGTGTTACCAGAAGTGCGGAAAAGATTCAAATGCATTTCTTTCATTGCAAGAAGCAAAAAAGGTGTTACAATAGATTCATAATGAAAGTTACTATTCTTGAAAAACAAGCCGGCGAAGAAGACGAGCTTATCGTAAAATGCGATTACCTTGATGAAAGCCTCACAAAACTGATAAATCAGTTTAAGGGCAGCAAAGGAAAAATGAATTTTTATAAAGATTCTAAAATCGTTTTCGTTGAACCGGAGGACGTTCTCTATTTTGAATCTGTAGATGACTCAGTTTTTGCTTACACAACGGATTGTGTTTACGAAACAAAGTCAAAACTGTATCAGCTGGAAGCAGAATTACCGGCCAGTATCTTCTTCCGCGCCAATAAGGCAGTAATCGTGAATCTGGATAAAATCGACAGTCTTGCCCCTATTTTCGGTGGGCGCTTTGAAGCCATTTTACAGAACGGCTACAAGGTTGTAATTTCACGAAATTACCTGAACACATTAAAGGAGTTATTAGGTTTATGAAAAACTCAGATGAAATAAAAGAAATGATTTCTATAATGATAAATATTGCAACTCGAGTAATCACAATGATTTTTGTAATCATAGCAGTATTCTATCTGGTTATAGGTGATGCCGATTTAATTAAGTTTTCTTTAGAAGACATTTGTGGAATTCTGGTGATGGGTCTGGCTTCGGGTCTTGCATTCGGTCTTTTTTACATTAAGAAAAATACAACTACAAAACAGTCTATAATCATTCATATAATTTACTTTTCAATTTTGAATGTTGTACTGCTTTTGATTGGCTTACATCTTGGATGGTTCAGAAAAGAATTATCGTCTCTTATTTCAATGGAGATTATGTTTGTTGCAGTCTATGCTGTTGTAACACTTCTTGTTTATCTTTTTGACTTCAATGAAGCCAAAAAGATAAATCAAAAACTTAACGACCGAAAGAAGCTTTAATTCTTTCGATTGCTTCGATAGTTCGCTCGCGGCTGCCAAAACCTGTAAGGCGGAGGTAGCCCTCACCCTTCTGTCCAAAGCCGCTTCCCGGTGTTCCTACTACCTGACTCTTTTCAAGCAGTTCATCAAAGAAGCTCCAGCTTGTATAACCTTCTGGAATCTGAAGCCATACATATGGAGAATTCTTTCCACCAAAAGCCTTAAAGCCTGCAGCAGTTACACCTTCAAAAATAAGGCGTGCATTTTCACGATAGAAACTCAGATTTTCCTGAATCTGTTTCTGTCCTTCTTCAGAATAAATTGCAGCAGCACCACACTGAGTAATATAAGAAACTCCGTTGAACTTTGTTGACTGGCGGCGCATCCAAAGAGCATTTAATTCAGTTCCATCAAAAACAAGTTCATGAGGAACAACAGTATAACCGCAGCGTAAGCCGGTAAAGCCTGCTGTCTTTGAGAAAGAACGCAATTCAATTGCACAGGTTTTTGCTCCCTCAATTTCGTAAATTGATTTTGGAATATCTGGTTCAGTTACAAAAGCTTCATAAGCAGAATCAAAAAGAATTACACTATGATGAGCATTTGCATAATCAACCCATTTTTTGAGATAGCTCTTTGGTGCAACTGCTCCAGTTGGATTGTTAGGGAAGCAGAGGTAGATGATGTCTGCAACAGGTGCATCATCTGAAGGAATCTCTGGTAAGAAACCAGTCTCTGCAGAACAAGGCATTATGATGATATTGTTCTTTCGTCCATTCATAATGTTTGTATCGATATAAACAGGATAAACAGGATCACAGATTGCAACAGTGTTGTCAGTTGCAAAAATGTCACCAATGTTTCCGCAGTCAGACTTAGCACCATCTGAAAGGAAAATCTCATCCAGTTTCATATCGATTCCACGCTTTGTATAATCCCATTCCAAAATCTTTTCACGCACAAAATCATAGCCCTGCTCAGGCGGATATCCGCGGAAAGTTTTTGCATCTGCCATTTCATCAACAGCTTTATGCATGGCATCAATAACAACCGGACAGATTGGCTTTGTAACATCACCAATTGAAAGTTTGATTACATCTGCTGATGGATGCGATGCGATAAACTCGCGGGTCTTTTTATTAACAGTTGAGAAAAGATAGCTCGCTTCGAGGTCTAAAAAATTCTTATTTATTTTCATTTTGTTCTCCTATAAATCAACGTTTCCTGTAAATACATTTTCTGCAGGGCCGGTCATAAATACGCTGTCTCCCTCGTTGCCGCTCCACTGAATCTCAAGATCTCCACCAAGCAGATGCACTGTGATTTTCTCGCCCGCATCAACAAGGCCGTTCAGAATTGCAGCAACTACAGTTGCACAGGTTCCGGTTCCACAGGCAAGTGTCTCGCCGGTTCCTCGTTCCCATACACGCATCCAGATTGTGCGGCGGTCTTCAACATAAGCAAACTCGGTATTCGTACGCTCCGGAAAAAACTTATCGTTTTCAAAAAGCGGGCCGATTTCGCAAACCGGGAATTCAGAAGGCTTTTTATCAATGAACACAACTGCATGTGGATTTCCCATTGAGACGCAGGTTGTTTTGTATTCAACATCAGCAATTGTCAGAGGATGTTGAATTACCCGGCCACCCTTCAACACAACAGGAATCTTTTCCGCTTCCAGAATAGGACTTCCCATATCTACTGAAAGTTTTGTTACCTTATCGCCTGGTTCGCCTTCTTCCACTTTCAGGATTTTTACTGCGCCCATAGACTCAGCAGTAAACTCGCGGCCCTTAGTGTAGCCTGCATCATATACATATTTCCCAACGCAGCGGATTCCGTTACCGCACATCTGGCTTCGGCTTCCGTCGGCGTTGTACATCACCATTTCAAAATCAGCTTTTGTACCTTTTTTGATGATGATGATTCCATCTCCGCCGATTCCAAAATGACGGTCTGACAACTTTATGGCTGCCTGCTTTTCGCCTTCAGCACCACCCGGAAAATCTTCCTTTGTGCAATCAAAATAAATATAGTCGTTTCCACAACCATGCATTTTTGTAAACTTCATGATTACCTCACAAAAACAAAAAGAGGTCGTAGACAAATTTCCCCCGGGAAACTTATCTACGACCTCTTTGCCGTTATTTTGTTTTAACTTTTCAATAGAAAAAAGTCAATAGTAGTACTATTGAATACTACTAAAACTCTTGACCATACCTTTCATACGCTGTATAACATTAAAGAACAAAGGCGTTCATTCGATTTGCAGACTTATTGTCTTTAAATGGAATGAACGTCTTTTTTTTGGAGAAAATCATGAAGGCGTGGTTAATATTAGCAGACGGAACAATCTTCGAAGGTACCTCAATCGGGGCAACCGGTAAAACTATCGGTGAAACAGTTTTTACAACCGGCATGACCGGATATCTGGAAACTCTCACCGACCCAAGCTACTTCGGTCAGATTGTTACCCAGACTTTCCCGCTCATCGGAAACTACGGCGATATTCCGGTGGACTACGAAAGTAAAAAATGCTGGGTACGCGGCTATATTGTTCGCGAACTCTGTGACCTGCCTTCAAACTTCCGCTGCGGCGGTACACTAAGCGACTTTCTGAAAAATCAGAACATTGTCGGAATCTGTGGAATTGATACCCGTGCCCTTACAAAGCGCCTCCGTGAATCCGGAGTTATGAACGGTATGATTATCAGCGGTGTAGAAAGCTGTCCTGCCGTAACTGAAGCTCTCTTAAGAGAAATCAAAGCATATAGAATTGAACAGGCTGTTGAAAGTGTTCAGCAGAATTCTGTCGGGGGCGTTACGGGGGTGTCCCCCGTTGAGAGGGTAGCGACCAACGAAGTGGGCGCGCAGGGAGAGACTTCTCCCTCAAAATCCATTGTACTTTGGGACTTTGGAGCAAAAGCAAATATTCAGAGAGAACTTGAAAAACGCGGCTGCCACGTAACTGTTGTTCCATGCACTGCCACTGCTGACGAGATTCTCGCTCTAAATCCAGATGGACTTATGCTCAGTAACGGACCTGGAGACCCGGCAGACAATGTTCAGATTATTGAAGAACTGAAGAAGATTTGCGATGCCGGCACTCTTCCAATTTTTGGAATCTGTCTTGGTCACCAGATGCTCGCTCTTGCACGCGGCTGTAAAACCAGCAAACTCAAATATGGTCACCGTGGCGGAAACCATCCATGCAAAGATACGGAAACCGGCAGAGTTTATATTACAAGTCAGAATCATGGTTATGCGGTTGAAAACACTTCAATTCCTGCATACGCAAAAATGAGTTTCTTTAATGTAAATGATGGTACTGTAGAAGGAATTACATATACTGATATTCCGGCTTTCAGCGTTCAGTTTCACCCGGAAGCATGCGGCGGTCCGCACGACACAAACTTTCTGTTTGACCGATTCATAGAATTGATGAACCGGTCAAAGCAGTAATTAAAGAATGTGATTATTCGAAATCATACGAAGCTTCTGTCTTAAACTGTCCGACATCAGAGCCAAGCTGATTTACGTTCTGGTTTAAGGCTTCAACACAATTATCAAGCTGCTTACCGCTATTAACAACACTTCTTGCGTTTCCTGTCATTGAAACAATGCTGTCTCCAACTGCATCAACAGAACTGTGAAGGCCGTTCATTTCATCAAGAACGTGCATACTCTTATCGGCCATATTCTGAGAAGCCTTACGAACATCGTCTGTATTCTTGTCCATTTCAGAAAGCATTTCAATTACGTTACGAGATTCTTCATTCTGTTTTTCGAGGGACTGTCTTATAGACTGAACAAGTCCGTCTGTTTCAAGAATGCGTTCAGAAACTTCATTAAAGGAAGCACTTGATTCCTGAGAGGCTGTAACGATTTCATCAACACTGGCCTTAATGTTCTTAAGCTGATCACCAATTGTCTTAGACTGTGCTGAAGAGGTTTCTGAAAGTTTTCGGATTTCATCTGCAACGACAGCAAATCCTTTTCCGGCTTCACCAGCATGTGCCGCCTCAATAGCTGCGTTCATGGCGAGAAGGTTTGTTTGACTTGCGATATTTGCGATTGCCTGGTTTGCTGCCTGAAGCATTTTTGACTGCTCTTCAATCTGGGCAATTCGTTCATTTACTTTCTTCTGTTTAGAAACTCCCTCTTTTG
The Treponema bryantii DNA segment above includes these coding regions:
- a CDS encoding LL-diaminopimelate aminotransferase gives rise to the protein MKINKNFLDLEASYLFSTVNKKTREFIASHPSADVIKLSIGDVTKPICPVVIDAMHKAVDEMADAKTFRGYPPEQGYDFVREKILEWDYTKRGIDMKLDEIFLSDGAKSDCGNIGDIFATDNTVAICDPVYPVYIDTNIMNGRKNNIIIMPCSAETGFLPEIPSDDAPVADIIYLCFPNNPTGAVAPKSYLKKWVDYANAHHSVILFDSAYEAFVTEPDIPKSIYEIEGAKTCAIELRSFSKTAGFTGLRCGYTVVPHELVFDGTELNALWMRRQSTKFNGVSYITQCGAAAIYSEEGQKQIQENLSFYRENARLIFEGVTAAGFKAFGGKNSPYVWLQIPEGYTSWSFFDELLEKSQVVGTPGSGFGQKGEGYLRLTGFGSRERTIEAIERIKASFGR
- the dapF gene encoding diaminopimelate epimerase, coding for MKFTKMHGCGNDYIYFDCTKEDFPGGAEGEKQAAIKLSDRHFGIGGDGIIIIKKGTKADFEMVMYNADGSRSQMCGNGIRCVGKYVYDAGYTKGREFTAESMGAVKILKVEEGEPGDKVTKLSVDMGSPILEAEKIPVVLKGGRVIQHPLTIADVEYKTTCVSMGNPHAVVFIDKKPSEFPVCEIGPLFENDKFFPERTNTEFAYVEDRRTIWMRVWERGTGETLACGTGTCATVVAAILNGLVDAGEKITVHLLGGDLEIQWSGNEGDSVFMTGPAENVFTGNVDL
- a CDS encoding carbamoyl phosphate synthase small subunit; this translates as MKAWLILADGTIFEGTSIGATGKTIGETVFTTGMTGYLETLTDPSYFGQIVTQTFPLIGNYGDIPVDYESKKCWVRGYIVRELCDLPSNFRCGGTLSDFLKNQNIVGICGIDTRALTKRLRESGVMNGMIISGVESCPAVTEALLREIKAYRIEQAVESVQQNSVGGVTGVSPVERVATNEVGAQGETSPSKSIVLWDFGAKANIQRELEKRGCHVTVVPCTATADEILALNPDGLMLSNGPGDPADNVQIIEELKKICDAGTLPIFGICLGHQMLALARGCKTSKLKYGHRGGNHPCKDTETGRVYITSQNHGYAVENTSIPAYAKMSFFNVNDGTVEGITYTDIPAFSVQFHPEACGGPHDTNFLFDRFIELMNRSKQ